The nucleotide window GAGTATCTGTGTCAACCCCTAATTCACGTAAAGAGTCTAAGTATAACTCCTGAATATTACTTGGAGAAGGCTTTAGCACTACTTGATATTGATAATAATGTTGTAGGCGATTTGGACTTTCACCATAGCGACCATCTTTAGGACGACGCGATGGTTGTACATATGCGGCAAACCATGGCTCGGGTCCAATACTACGCAAAAAAGTTGCAGTATGTGAAGTCCCTGCACCCATTTCTTTGTCATAAGGCTGTAAAATTACACAGCCAGCTTTCGCCCAGTAATTTTGAAGTTTTAAGATTATATCCTGAAAGGTCAGTAATTCAGAAGCATTGGACATAGCCAGATGTATCCTTGGTTTAAAATAAAGTTAATTAACCGATAATTGTAACAAATTAATGGCTTCTACTGCAAAAAAACAGCTCCCAATCAGCTTTTATGTTAGAATCGGGTGCATTAAAGAATCATTTTTTACAGTAAATCATTATGAGTATTATAAGTAACAAAAAAGCTTACCACGATTATTTTATCGAAGAAAAATTCGAAGCTGGGGTTGTACTTGAAGGCTGGGAAGTTAAGGCTATTCGGGCAGGAAAAGGACAGCTCAAAGACAGCTATGTAAAAATCAAAAACAATGAAATTTGGCTAATCGGATTTAATGTTAATCCAATGATTTCCACAAGTACACATATTAGAGCAGATGCTAGCCGATTAAAAAAACTTTTGCTCCATCGTCGTGAAATAGATCGATTAATAGGTAAAGTTGAACAGCGTGGTTATAGTTTGATAGCATTGGACTTACACTACAAAAAGGGCAAAGTTAAGGCGGAAATCGCGCTAGCCAAAGGTAAGAAGCTCCACGACAAACGCGCAACTGAAAAAGAAAGAGAAGGACAGAGAGAAGCAGCTCAAGCTATAAAAGCACATAAACGCCTATAATCTTTAACGCTTCAACTAATGTACGCATATTTTCAGAATTGACAAAATTCTGGATTTTTTATATAATCTTGCCCCAGAGAATAAAATTTAAAACAGGAAAACTATGACCAGCGAAATCAAAAAACAGACTGAAACTAAAATGGCGAAAACACTTGAAAATTACAAGGGTACTTTAGGTAAAATAAGAACTGGTCGCGCTCATGCTGGTATTCTTGATCATGTCCAAGTTGATTATTATGGTAGCATGATGCCAATTAATCAGGTTGCAACAGTTAATGTAAGTGATGCAAGAACGCTTAATGTCCAACCATTTGAAGCAAAAATGGCAGGTATAATCGAAAAAGCAATCCGAGATGCTGATCTAGGATTAAACCCAGCAACCAATGGCAGCACAGTTCGTGTGCCAATGCCACCATTAACAGAAGAGCGCCGTAAAGAGTTAATCAAGGTTGTAAAAGCTGAAGCTGAAGATGCTAAAGTAGCTGTTCGCAATTTACGCCGAGATGCAAATAACGAATTGAAAGCTAAGCTTAAAGATAAAGAAATCACCGAAGACGACGATAAACGTGGTCAGGATGAGATTCAAAAAATCACGGATAAATTTATCGTAGAGATTGATAAGTTAACTATTGATAAAGAAAAAGAACTATTAACAGTTTAATAAACATCCACTCCCATTAGAATTTTATCATAATTTGTAAATGCAATGCCTGATGGCATTGCATTTCGACTATCATTAGAACACATATATGACTAGAATAATCCCAAAGCATATTGCCATAATAATGGACGGTAACGGTCGTTGGGCAAAACGACGGTTCCTACCAAGAGTTGCCGGACATGTAAAAGGTGTCAATACATTAAAAAAAATGGTTATTCATTGTGATGCGATTGGAGTAAAGCACTTAACAGTATTTGCTTTCGGACGGGAAAATTGGAATAGACCACAATCTGAAGTTTCTTTTCTAATGAAGTTAATGTTAAAACGCCTACAAAAAGAATTGGCAGAAATGCATGAACGGAATGCGATTATAAAGTTTATTGGCGACAGAAGCAGACTAAATGATCAACTATTAAGAGAAATTAACCACTCTGAAAAATTAACCGCAAATAACTCTGGATTACACTTCAATATCTGTCTTGACTATAGTGGGCAATATGATATATTACAGGCAGTAAATCGGATAATTACAGAGAAGCGAACCAGCCAGATCAGTGAAGCTGAATTTGCAAATTATCTTTTGACGAATGGTCAACCAGCACCAGAATTATTGATCAGAACCAGTGGGGAATCAAGAATTAGTAATTTCATGCTATGGCAAATCGCCTATACTGAAATATTTTTATCCGAGTTATGTTGGCCAGATTTTGATACCACTGCTCTTGACAAGGCAATAGAATGGTATAATTCACGGGAACGGCGATTTGGAAAAACGTCAGAGCAATTGAAGGGGTAATCTATGCTAAAGCAACGTCTAATAACGTCTATCATTCTATTTATTCTTGCTGGAGTAGTTCTTTTTGCACTCCCCCCTTGGGCTTTTCCGTTGCCTGCTGGTTACTTTGCCTGATTGCTATCTATGAACTTGCTACAATGTATAAGTTTAATTTGACTGAAACTATAGCATTATTAGTAATAAATACCGCCATAGTCGTAGCAATAAATCAAATCAACTATGACTTCAGTCAGGTTATGCGAATAGTTTCCGTCACCATCTGGTGCTTTGTTGTGCCAATGATTTTGATTTTTACACCGAAACGATTTTCAAAGATTACCATTGCCATATTTGCTATTGCGCTTTTCGTCCCAGCCTACTACTCACTAGTTGTAATTCATGCCATTTTTGGCTCTTGGCAATTAATTAGTTTGATGGCTATAGCTTGGGTTGCCGATAGTGGTGCTTATTTTGTGGGTAAAGCCTTTGGCAAACGCAAGCTTGCCCCTAAAATTAGCCCGGGTAAAAGCATTGAAGGAGCAGCTGGTGGAATCTTACTAGTAATACTTTACCTACTAACCCTTAAATTTTTTAATGTAGCAGTGTATCTAGCAAATTATCGAGCAGCAATTAAATTCGCTCTAATCCTTACCGTTGTTAGTGTAATTGGTGATCTTTTTGAATCATGGCTAAAACGCGTAGCACAGGTCAAAGATAGTGGAAATATCTTACCAGGACATGGTGGAGTATTTGATCGGGTAGATAGTCTGATTGCAGTTCTATCTATTGGATTTGCCTTGATTTGGGTTGCATAAGATGCAAAATATAATTATTTTTGGCTCAACTGGCAGCATTGGTAAATCAACACTTGATGTTATCCGGCTACATAAAGATAAGTATAAAGTATTTGCATTGTCTGCCAATTCTAATCTGGAGCTAGCTTTTACCCAATGCCAAGAGTTTTCCCCTACTTTTGTTTGGATTAAAAACCCTGAACATGCTGCCACGCTAAAGATAAAACTAAATGAAGCAAAAATTAAAACAACGGTACTCCATACCGAAAAACAACTGGCAGAGCTAGCAGCACACCCTGAAGTACAAATAGTTATGTCTGCAATCGTAGGTAGTGCCGGGTTAATTCCAACCTACCACGCAGCAAAAACAGGCAAAAGGATACTCCTTGCCAATAAAGAATCCCTCGTTGCTGGTGGAGCTATAATTACTACTACCGTAAGAAAAAACAATGCGCAACTAATACCTGTAGATAGCGAGCACAGCGCCATCTATCAAGCATTACCTTACAATTATGCATCACTTAAAGAGGTTGGAGTAAATAAAATTATTCTGACAGCCTCTGGAGGTCCATTTTTAAATACTCCTAAAGAGCAGTTAATAAATGCAATGGCAAAAGAAGCGGTAAAGCATCCCAACTGGAGTATGGGGCAAAAAATTTCGATAGATAGTGCAACTTTAATGAATAAGGGGCTCGAATTAATTGAGGCGCAATGGTTATTCAGCGCTGCACCGCAAGAACTTGATGTAATTATCCACCCACAAAGCATTATTCACTCAATGGTAGAGTATATCGATAGTTCAATCATTGCTCAGATGGGAACTCCGGACATGAAAACTCCAATTGCTTATGCACTAAGTAGTCCGAAAAGAATAGCATCAGGAAGTAAAAATTTAAACTTCGTGGAACTTAGTGAACTCACTTTCCAAAAACCAGACTTAGATAGATTTCCATGTTTGCAAATCGCACTTGATAGCTTGAAAAACAATAGTAAAAATGCTGCGATAATAAATGCTGCCAATGAAATGGCAGTTGAAAAATATCTAAAGAATCAAATTAAATTTTATGATATACCAAAAACAATTGAGAAGGCCTTGATCAAATTTGACGGAGAGTTGATTAATGATATTGACGAGCTTCTGGTGTTTGATAAAATAATTAGAGAATATTGTCTTGACATTATTTAATAAATTAAAAAATCAGCCCGTAGGCTGATTTTTTAATTACAATTATCACTATCAACATCTGGCTGACAGATAACAACCTTAAATTCTTTACCACTAATTTTCGCACCATTTGACAATGTAACTTTGGTTCCATCATCTGCCATTGCCCGATCACCAGAATAGTGAGAGTACGAACGATCCGCTGCAAACAAAAATCCTTTATTCCCAATCCAGTAACCTGAGCTATTCTTGAGATCAATTCTCGTTGCAACCTGTCCGCTATGTTTATAAACAGTATTACACTTTTTCCCACTTCTTACCTGCGTTACTTGACGCGTAGGATCTACGGTAATCCAAGCATCTTTACTCTGATCATCTCCATTTTCAAGAAAGTACCCCTGTAGCGTTACCGGAGCGTGAGATTTATTCACAAACGTAAAACTACAGTCAGCATAAGCAGCAGAAAAAACAGAAACAGCTACAGCAAACATTAATTTAAGCCTCATAAGCCTTCCCTCTCATTAATATGGGTTTAAATACTTAGCCTATCATTTTATCAAATAAATCGCAGTAATTGTTTACTTTTACTATAATAAAAAATAGATAAATCATCATTTCGCACATGCGTATATCTATATCTGAAATAGTTTGATATAATTATTGCTTGATAACCGAATAATAAAAACCAGTAAGGACAACGTTAATGATCAGTATTATTTTACTTGGCGCACCAGGAGCAGGCAAAGGTACTCAGGCACAGTTTATTACCGAAAAATTTAAAATCCCGCAAATTTCAACTGGTGATATGTTGCGAAATGCAATAAAAGCTGGTACAGAACTGGGGAAACAAGCCAAAAAAATTATGGATGCTGGTCACTTGGTATCAGACGAGATAGTAATTGGTCTCGTAAAAGAAAGAATTAAAGAAGCTGACTGTAAAAATGGATATCTATTCGATGGTTTCCCTAGGACGACAGCACAAGCAGATGCATTGCGCGATGCTGGGGTGAAAATAGACTACGTAATGGAAATTGCTGTGCCGGATGAGCAAATTATTGCAAGATTATCTGGACGCCGGGTCCATCCTGCGTCAGGTAGAACATATCACACAGAACATAACCCACCCAAAATTCAAGGTAAAGATGATTTAACTGGAGAAGACCTAATCCAACGCGATGATGATAAAGAAGAAACCATAAAAAAACGTCTTCAGGTATATCATGCACAAACTTCGGTATTATGCAAATACTACGCCAATGAAAAAGATGTAAAATTTGTTACTATTGACGGAACTCAAAGTGTGGGTAAAGTTACCGAAGAGGTGCTTCAGGCACTATCTAACGCCTAGATGTTCAAATCTACCTTAGCCTGGATTTAATAATTCAGGCTCTTTCAATTCTAATTTCAGTTATCTATAAATAATCCGTAAATAAACACTTGTAATTAATTTCTGGTAAAATACCCTCTTTAATCACTATTAATTAAATCAAATAGTTATTATTTATAACATACTATAATCCAAAAGGAATTTATTACTCCATGAATAATTGGTTTAGCTGGATATTCGCAATTCTGCTTATTTTTGATGTAACACTTAAATATCATCTAAATTTGCGACAGAAAGATTCAATCCTCAAGTTTTTCAATAGAGTACCGGAAGCATTTAGTAAACAGATTACTTTAGAAGAACATCAAAAAGCAGGGAGATACTCTCAGGCAAAATTACAGCTTGCTAGGGTAGAGTTATTTTTTGGCGCAATTGTGCTACTTTTCTTTACTTTTGGTGGCGGAATTAACATGATTGGGCAGTTAAGCACATTTAGTAATTATCCATTAACTAGTCAGGTGTGCCTGATAATTGCTTATTCAATTTCTAGTTCAGTGCTATTCATTCCATTTAGTTATTATAGTACGTTTAAAATTGAGCAGGAGTTTGGTTTCAATAAAATGACTATAAAGCTCTTTATTGCAGACTTAATCAAGGGAACTATTATTGCTTTACTTATTGGTACTCCACTACTCTATCTGGTAATATGGCTAATGCAAAATCTTGCTAGTAGTTGGTGGCTATGGGTCTGGCTGGTTTTAGTTGTATTTAATCTGCTGATTTTATTAATCTACCCCACTTTTATTGCGCCATTATTTAATAAATTTACACCACTAGAAGATCTTGAGTTAAAGACTAAAATTGAAACTTTACTTGAAAGATGTGGATTTAAATCACAAGGCGTTTTTGTCATGGATGGATCAAAACGCTCTAGCCATGGTAATGCCTACTTTACCGGACTTGGCTCCAGTAAACGAATTGTATTCTTTGACACACTATTAAAGCAGCTTTCACACGATGAAATTATCGCTGTTCTTGCCCATGAGCTAGGACATTTCAAACATAAGCATATCATTAAACAAATGGTAATCTCATTTGGAATCACCCTAGTTGGTCTTTATTTATTTAGCCTATTTATAAGTCACGAATGGTTTTATAATGGAATGAATGTAAGTATTATAAATAATGCCAGCGGGCTAATCCTCCTTTTTATTATTACAAATTTGGTAAGTCTACCTCTGGCGCCAATTAGTAGCTTTATGTCACGTAAGAATGAATTTGAGGCTGATGATTTTGCCAAGAAGCATAGTAATAGCAAAGATCTAATAAACGGCTTAGTAAAACTATACCGAGATAATGCTAGCACCTTGACTCCTGATGACTTATACGTTAAATTTTATTACTCTCATCCTCCAGCAAGCACTAGAATAGCAAACCTGGAAAAATAGATGAGACAGCAGCAGGGATTAGTTATCAATAGCCATGGACGCTTTTTTAATGTTGAATCTAATGGTAAAGTATATCAATCAACAGCAAAAGGTAAAAAAACTGAATTTGTGGTAGGCGATACAGTAGCAATTGATATTATCAATGATAATCAGGCATCAATTACTGAGCTAGTACCACGAAACAACCTGATATACCGCAGCGATCATTACCGCAGTAAAATAATTGCCAGTAATCTATCCCAACTATTGATTGTCATTGCAGTAAAACCTAATTTCAATATCGGGTTTCTTGATAGCTGCCTTATTTGTGCAGAGTCAAGTGCAATAAAACCAGTAATTATCATTAATAAAATGGATTTACCAGAATCAACTGAATTTGCTCAAAAGCTTACAGATCTCTATGCCAATACATTGGGTTATGAAATAATCAAGTTAAGTGCACTGAATAATTGTGAACAATTAGGAAATTACCTTAAAAACCAACGCACCCTGCTTATTGGTCAATCAGGGGTTGGCAAGTCAACCATTACTAACCAAATCTGCCCGGAAGCTAATGCAAAAACAGGAGAAATTGCCAAATATGAAACTAGTGGTCGTCATACTACTACACATGCAACACTATATCATATTGATGGAAACTCTGATCTAATTGACTGCCCAGGATTACAGGAGTTTGGCTTATTTCACCTTGATATTGAAAAAGTTGCTTGGTATTTTCCAGAAATTAGGGATCATCTAGGTAACTGCAAATTTCACAATTGTTTGCATCTTAATGAGCCTGGATGCCAGATAAAAACCATGCTGAATGAAAATTTAATCGATAGTAATCGATACGCTTTTTATTGCCGTTTAATAAATAATTTAAAAACAAAAAAACATTATTAGGGTCTTACATGAAAAAACAATTTTCAACTTTATTCATTGGTATCAGTTTAATTTATAGCGGCGGAATCTTTGCCGAAGCAAATTCTAGTGCACCTATTAACAATAATAAGTCAACCTGCATTTCAGGTAATCCCAAATCATCACAAGGCTATGATGCTACAATGTGGTATCGCGATTCAGCCGAGAAAGTAGCATTATATAACCAAGCATTTGCCCTTGGATTGGAGAAAATTAAAACTAGAGTAAAAAATGATCATTTAAAATCTGGGAAATGGGGGATCATTCTTGATATAGATGAAACAGTTCTCGATAATACTGAATACCAGAAACGCATGGTAATGAGTTGCGGTAAATTTAGTGAGTCAACGATGTATTCATTTATGGAAGAAGAAATTTCACTAGCAACCCCAGGGGCAAGTAACCTTACTTGCAAGGTACAAAAACTTGGTGGCAAGGTAACTTTAATCTCCAACCGTAACGGTAGTTTTGATGACAAAATACTACAGGCAACTATAGACAATCTAAAAAAAGCTGATATCTGTTTTGATAATGTAATACTTGCTAAGAACCAGAAGGATGATGACAAAAATCCAAGATTTCAGGCTGTCGAAACAGGCAAATATGACGGACTAATTAGTTACAGTAAACTGCCACCATTAAAAGTAATTGCTTATTTTGGTGATAATATCCAAGATTTCCCGAAAATAAAACAAAGTGAGGCAATCAAACAAAATCCAAATGGTGAATTTTATAAAAAATTTGGACAGGAGTATTTTTCATTACCAAATCCAACCTATGGCAGCTGGCAACGTAATCAATTGAATTAAAAAATACTATTCTAACTCCAAAAAAGGATCCTTATAAAAAAGGATCCTTTGATTACGAATACTTTATTTCTCTACTAACCTATCAATCGGTAGTTACAATTTCAAAATGGTTATTACCTTTATCATAGACACATGTTCTCAGATTCTTGCCAAACTTGGTTCCATAACTATGGCAGTAATTGTTTTCCATATTTAAATCAAATTGAGGTGTATCATCTTGTCCAATCCTGTTGATATCCTGCATTCCGAATGAATATCTGAATCTGACTACTTTTTCCGGGTTATAAAAAACATCTGTCGCATTGGGTGCCAAATCATGACTTCCTGATTTGATGGGACCTAGTTTGGGCGCATAATACATGTAGTTATAGCCTTTTTCTGGAAATTTGGTAGTTATTTGATATTTATTCCAAGCATATTGACTATCTCGAGTTACAAGGATTTTAGCATCTGACCATTCGCCAGTAATTTTAACAAAGGTACCATCTGGATAAGCAAGAGTTTGATAGTCAAGCTGTTTGCAGTTAAGTGTTGGGCAGAATAACCTAAAGCCCCAACTCCAAAGGTCGCGCCAACGATATTCCCGATAATGTAGACTGACACTATAATAGTTACCTTCATTCCAGCCCCAGGCTCCATATTTGATACCAAAGACGTATTGCGTATTATTTGGAACACCGCCGCCGCTAACCGAGTAGATTGCATACCGCGGCTCAACGTCTCCTTGACCACTTACCTTGGTTTCATAATTAGGGCGATTCATCCGAATATGATTTCCATTAATAACTTCCAGCGGGTGATTCCATTCATATTTGTGAGCATCACCTTCCACATATAACCGAGTAAGATTTCTATAGTTAAGTTCAGAAATTACTGGAATATCGTAAAATGCTTTTGAACCATTCTTATGATAAAAGCGGTCTTTTCGCCAGAACATTGCATGACCTTCTGCACTACCTTGTTCTGCCTTGCTTTCTTTACGCTCTCTACGAGACTCACGATGATCCACATATACTAGTCGCGTAATACCATTATACCCATGTTCCCGAGCTTCGGCTGGAATAAAAATAGTTTGACCATTAACTACCCGCAACGTACTAT belongs to Aquella oligotrophica and includes:
- the dxr gene encoding 1-deoxy-D-xylulose-5-phosphate reductoisomerase; its protein translation is MQNIIIFGSTGSIGKSTLDVIRLHKDKYKVFALSANSNLELAFTQCQEFSPTFVWIKNPEHAATLKIKLNEAKIKTTVLHTEKQLAELAAHPEVQIVMSAIVGSAGLIPTYHAAKTGKRILLANKESLVAGGAIITTTVRKNNAQLIPVDSEHSAIYQALPYNYASLKEVGVNKIILTASGGPFLNTPKEQLINAMAKEAVKHPNWSMGQKISIDSATLMNKGLELIEAQWLFSAAPQELDVIIHPQSIIHSMVEYIDSSIIAQMGTPDMKTPIAYALSSPKRIASGSKNLNFVELSELTFQKPDLDRFPCLQIALDSLKNNSKNAAIINAANEMAVEKYLKNQIKFYDIPKTIEKALIKFDGELINDIDELLVFDKIIREYCLDII
- a CDS encoding M48 family metallopeptidase; translated protein: MNNWFSWIFAILLIFDVTLKYHLNLRQKDSILKFFNRVPEAFSKQITLEEHQKAGRYSQAKLQLARVELFFGAIVLLFFTFGGGINMIGQLSTFSNYPLTSQVCLIIAYSISSSVLFIPFSYYSTFKIEQEFGFNKMTIKLFIADLIKGTIIALLIGTPLLYLVIWLMQNLASSWWLWVWLVLVVFNLLILLIYPTFIAPLFNKFTPLEDLELKTKIETLLERCGFKSQGVFVMDGSKRSSHGNAYFTGLGSSKRIVFFDTLLKQLSHDEIIAVLAHELGHFKHKHIIKQMVISFGITLVGLYLFSLFISHEWFYNGMNVSIINNASGLILLFIITNLVSLPLAPISSFMSRKNEFEADDFAKKHSNSKDLINGLVKLYRDNASTLTPDDLYVKFYYSHPPASTRIANLEK
- the rsgA gene encoding ribosome small subunit-dependent GTPase A → MRQQQGLVINSHGRFFNVESNGKVYQSTAKGKKTEFVVGDTVAIDIINDNQASITELVPRNNLIYRSDHYRSKIIASNLSQLLIVIAVKPNFNIGFLDSCLICAESSAIKPVIIINKMDLPESTEFAQKLTDLYANTLGYEIIKLSALNNCEQLGNYLKNQRTLLIGQSGVGKSTITNQICPEANAKTGEIAKYETSGRHTTTHATLYHIDGNSDLIDCPGLQEFGLFHLDIEKVAWYFPEIRDHLGNCKFHNCLHLNEPGCQIKTMLNENLIDSNRYAFYCRLINNLKTKKHY
- the frr gene encoding ribosome recycling factor yields the protein MTSEIKKQTETKMAKTLENYKGTLGKIRTGRAHAGILDHVQVDYYGSMMPINQVATVNVSDARTLNVQPFEAKMAGIIEKAIRDADLGLNPATNGSTVRVPMPPLTEERRKELIKVVKAEAEDAKVAVRNLRRDANNELKAKLKDKEITEDDDKRGQDEIQKITDKFIVEIDKLTIDKEKELLTV
- the uppS gene encoding polyprenyl diphosphate synthase, with amino-acid sequence MTRIIPKHIAIIMDGNGRWAKRRFLPRVAGHVKGVNTLKKMVIHCDAIGVKHLTVFAFGRENWNRPQSEVSFLMKLMLKRLQKELAEMHERNAIIKFIGDRSRLNDQLLREINHSEKLTANNSGLHFNICLDYSGQYDILQAVNRIITEKRTSQISEAEFANYLLTNGQPAPELLIRTSGESRISNFMLWQIAYTEIFLSELCWPDFDTTALDKAIEWYNSRERRFGKTSEQLKG
- the adk gene encoding adenylate kinase, yielding MSIILLGAPGAGKGTQAQFITEKFKIPQISTGDMLRNAIKAGTELGKQAKKIMDAGHLVSDEIVIGLVKERIKEADCKNGYLFDGFPRTTAQADALRDAGVKIDYVMEIAVPDEQIIARLSGRRVHPASGRTYHTEHNPPKIQGKDDLTGEDLIQRDDDKEETIKKRLQVYHAQTSVLCKYYANEKDVKFVTIDGTQSVGKVTEEVLQALSNA
- the smpB gene encoding SsrA-binding protein SmpB → MSIISNKKAYHDYFIEEKFEAGVVLEGWEVKAIRAGKGQLKDSYVKIKNNEIWLIGFNVNPMISTSTHIRADASRLKKLLLHRREIDRLIGKVEQRGYSLIALDLHYKKGKVKAEIALAKGKKLHDKRATEKEREGQREAAQAIKAHKRL
- a CDS encoding HAD family acid phosphatase, coding for MKKQFSTLFIGISLIYSGGIFAEANSSAPINNNKSTCISGNPKSSQGYDATMWYRDSAEKVALYNQAFALGLEKIKTRVKNDHLKSGKWGIILDIDETVLDNTEYQKRMVMSCGKFSESTMYSFMEEEISLATPGASNLTCKVQKLGGKVTLISNRNGSFDDKILQATIDNLKKADICFDNVILAKNQKDDDKNPRFQAVETGKYDGLISYSKLPPLKVIAYFGDNIQDFPKIKQSEAIKQNPNGEFYKKFGQEYFSLPNPTYGSWQRNQLN
- a CDS encoding phosphatidate cytidylyltransferase, translated to MGFSVACWLLCLIAIYELATMYKFNLTETIALLVINTAIVVAINQINYDFSQVMRIVSVTIWCFVVPMILIFTPKRFSKITIAIFAIALFVPAYYSLVVIHAIFGSWQLISLMAIAWVADSGAYFVGKAFGKRKLAPKISPGKSIEGAAGGILLVILYLLTLKFFNVAVYLANYRAAIKFALILTVVSVIGDLFESWLKRVAQVKDSGNILPGHGGVFDRVDSLIAVLSIGFALIWVA